From the genome of Liolophura sinensis isolate JHLJ2023 chromosome 5, CUHK_Ljap_v2, whole genome shotgun sequence:
TGCAGGTTACTTGCCTTTCAGCTCTTTACCATGTGACACACATGAGGCTGTAAAAATCGTTTGTTACGGAAATATTCTAGTGTTCTAGAAATTTTGTTCAATTTGTAAGTAAGAAATGTCTTGATAACACATATCGAGAAAATGTGAGCaaacgtctttttttttttgttagttgtAAGTAAGAAGCGACATCACGACAGTCGCTCCGCAGATTGTAAGAGCCAGGGAGAACCAGAGAAAGAAGCGATCACATCGTCGTGCAAAACTGCTCACGCTCGCTTCTGTGTTGGCGGACGCGTTCGCCTGCGTCTGCCGCTCCGAGCCCCTTGCAGAGTCCATCTTCAGTGACTCATCATCGGACTGGCTGAAAGTTTCAAATGTGCCGTTAAGTTTTTCACTGAGGTTGTCGAACTGTTCGATGCCCGGAAGGAAATCTGGTGGATTTGCTGGCCTGTTGATCGATGCAGAGCCGCGAGGCTGCTGACTTGATGTGACGTCGGACGCCTGTAGCTGACCTTTGACCCGGTGATGAATCATGATAACAATGGCGGACAACAGGACGGACAATGTTCCCATCCCCATTACAAAGATCATGTAGAtacctgcaggtataaaatcaGGGCAAAACTAAATAACaagttgtacacatgtatgaaaagaCAATATCAAATTATGTATTAGCATACGAAAACTGTTAATCTCTACAATTGATCAAAGAACTTGTCTTAGACCGGTAATCTCACGACAGAGAAAATTACCACACTTTTCTCAAGTACGACTGTAAATGACTAATCTCTTGATGTCAAATCTCAGTCAAAATAGCTTTAGACCGATTCACGATATTCGCAAAGAGAGAAAAGCCGTGTTAGCGCATTAAACCCGGCTTTATTTCAAACTTACCACGGATGGAGAAGGAAAGAGATGTTCATGAAGAAGGCGAAGGAGAGGAAACCTTTGAATCCGATTTTACTTTGAAACTTACCTAGGATGGAGAAGGATAGAGAAGTCCGCGGCATGGATTTATTCAGGATACTCATGAAGAAGGCGAAGGAGAGGAAACCTTTGAATCCGATTTTACTTTGAAACTTACCTAGGATGGAGAAGGATAGAGAAGTCCGCGGCATGGATTCATTCAGGATACTCATGAAGAAGGCGAAGGAGAGGAAAACCGTGACCGCCAAGGACATCTTCTCTCCAGATTCAGGGGGGAGCACAAAGTCAACAACATTCAGGAAGGAAAACAGAAGGACAGGAATTATCACCGTCAGGACGTAGAACGTCTTCCTCCGACTCAGGATCATCGAGAATTCGACCATCACTGTGCTCTCGCCCGGACAGCACTCGAAGCTCTGCTCCGTGCGCTGAGACTTGGTAGAGATGACGTCCCACTCGCCGCTCTCATCGTAATCCGCCAAACTGACGTTCCCAAGGGGCACGACGTCCACTTCACTCACGTCATACATCCAGGTACCCATCATGATGGTACACGTCTGCGTGTCGAAAGGGTAGAGGGTGATATCCACAGTGCAGTGGGTGTGAAAAACGTCTCCCGGAGACCATTCCACCATGCCGTCGTAGTCGAGACGGGCCAGATAGTCACCGGTCTTGTACTTTGTCATTCTCTCATAGCTGCCAAGGCAAGGAATtagtttgtttgattgattgattaattaattaatagatTCTGCTTCATTCATAAAACCGCCACTTTTATATGAGTGAATATTGTCCGGTTATTACAcccaaacacaaaaaataatgtacAGATTATTTATTCCACATGCATGTCTACATGGCTCCGGATATCTGGCGCTACTTTCGAGACATCAGCATCTCAGAAATACAAGAAATTGCCTCGCAATAGACACACAGCTGTTCTAGACCGCGCATTTGGGCATGGGGCATTTCACTCACTTGAGGCAGTGGAAAGCAGACGATGAGGTGAACGATAACACGGGTAGGTATAGGGAAATGACGCATTGGACGAGATGCTGAGAACTACGGCTGATAATAACTGGAAATTATTACGTTGTGTTGGGTTACAGCACAATCTGCACATCATATGCATGAGTTACGCATCAGGCACGTTGGGGCGAGTAAAACAGCAAATGCCCGGATGCCCGCGACCTCAAATAACCTTTTGGCTAACCTTACCACACTTTTAGAAACCTAACAAGAGGTCCATGAAACCTGGACAATGAGTTCTCGTCCATCTCGTCCAAGTCTCATTTAGCTAGGGCATGATCATGGGTTTATTGTAATAGTGCATATTCTAATTCAGGTGTTGCCAGGGATACCGGAGGGATtgacgtcatacatgtaacGTCATGCATGTCCACAAGTCAAGTGACCAATCAGAGCAGAATAATCTAACAGAGAATTGTGACAATCATCGGACTTGGTCAGGTGCATTCACATGTTTGACAGTAGCTCTAGCGTGAATCGGCAGTCAAACCAGCAGGAATTGTCATCGTCAATAAAGAACCCATAGCAGAACTTTTGGCTAGACAGACAGATGAGAGGAAATTACACATATTGGCCTATATCCCCAAATCTGTCCACCACAAGCCATTTTGTCGCCTCTAGTTTCGATCTACTCTTTCCGATTCCATGGAAGCCAGTAGTTTCCACTCGACATCCCTTGGTCCCCACAATATCAAATACTTTTACCCTTGTATAGACCAGAAGGGGAGCACATGTAAAATCTAGCGCTTTGAACAAACTAACCTGTTGGAGATGGCGATGTCTGGTCTCCAGACTTGGGTAGGAGCCACCAGTATTGAGGACACACCGTTATACATAGCCGGGTCCCATTGTAAAAAATCATCGCTCCATTCCTTCAAGAATGAACACGTTAGCATATAAGGCACAGTGCCCTTTGGGCTACAGAATTAACACATTAGCATATAAGGCACAATGCCCTTTGGGCTACAGAATTAACACATTAGCATATAAGGCACAGTGCCCTTTGGGCTATAGAATTAACACATTAGCATATATGGCACAGTGCCATTTGGGCTTCAGAATTAACACATTAGCATATAAGGCACAGTGCCATTTGGGCTTCAGAATTAACACATTAGCATATAAGGCACAGTACCATTTGGGCTACAGAATTAACACATTAGCATATAAGGCACAGTGCCATTTGGGCTTCAGAATTAACACATtagcatataaagcacagtgcCATTTGGGCTACAGAATTAACACATTAGCACATAAGGCACAATGCCCGCTGGGCTATAGATCTGCAGTTTAGATTAACCACGGAGAATTAGTGTACGGATTACGAGGAGATAAACAATATATGTTTTGGAATTACAAGCAAAGGACCTCGTATGGTAAGGCGAGGAATCGgacccagtgcaagaaactgcgGACCTCGAGTAGCGAAACTGATTATagttgtgagtgacagctgctgacacactcatGAGGCTACTTGCTTTTTGAGTTCCGTTTTACTCGTCTTTTCCatttatatggcaagcatgcagcttataaagctccaaacatgcactgaagcgatgtataggtcataaaatcgaaaaattgtaTCCAATTACTGTtacactgaaatatatataatttttttttgtattaggcactgtagagttatgaaaatcactgcactacaaatgtaactttctgaaaattcttgaacacgaAGTTATgcatcaatcaattaaataaatatgtaacaaatgtaactttcggCCTTATACTTTCTCTACACATAACATGTTAACATTAATGATAGCTAGTCTACCatatgtgctctcaaccaggattcacgtatgatatCGCTATAGGTGGGAAATCTAATTTTGATTcattataacacttatttaatgcaaggttgggtctgcctgcaacctgcggatggtcgtgggtttcccccgggctctgcccggtttccacccaccataatgttggccgccgtcgtataagtgacatgttcttgtgtacggcgtaaaacaccaatcaaataaatcaataatgcAAGGTTGCCTTTGTCTTTACTCAAACAAAAGTACGTTTTCAAAGGAAAAGAAACagccacaaagattcgaactttTCACCCATATGCAGCATTTTTTCCTCAATGACTTTGTTAGTCCACTGTACTGTGGTGGATGCCTGATAGACCCTGGCAACAGTACAGATTTTAGACCagataaaatatgacaaaactcatcagattataaagtttatgttttacatatgaagacaaatgttaaccacaacgaaactttgacagcacgtagaaatacatgcgtgaaagtttcagtatagatatttttctggttaacgttgatcttcatactgaaaattaaaaacacagtgcctcgtttgaacgataatttggtgtttttgatcgagagtgcatttttggagagTTATTACTAAGTAACCATCTCCTTTATGGCATTATAACTTTCATGAGTGCTTCGACCAAGTCTTATACTTCTAGTTCCGACATTTGCAGAACTGTgttgggattttgaaatttgcactttctcattgtacctctctggggccgattctccgccttactcTACCAGGTCCTTTATTAGGTTGGGAGATGAAAGACAAACCCAGGGCTAGTGAGCAAACTATACGCATTGACAAATATCCAGAGGTATTTTCTAATTAACACTTCAGATGTGCTGGTGACATGCAGGCAAAATATAACTACTGCTCCAATCGTCCTAAATACGagtttatttagtgttttatttattttgaaacaaaCAGACCAATGTCCACCACCAGGCTCGATGAAAATAACCCTTTACAGTACTTGTGGtgataaaaaagacaaagaaaatacataatAGTACTGACAGACAATATAATGCAGCAGTGCCATAATTATACCAACCTATGTAAAAACAATCTGAAAACGCAGAATTATAATCAGATGCAGTAAAACTTTGATTACCAAGTACACACCATATAAAGCCAAGCCGAGAAGGAGAATTCCTGTTCTTTCtcatcctgaaaaaaaaagttgaaaaaataagACAATATTTTGCACTTAGAAGGGTTTTTTGTGGAAAATCAGCATACTATTGGACGAAAGCTGTGGCTGCGACTAACAGTGTCttcaaatacacaaacagaTAATGAATTCAAACACAAATTAACAGATACTGGATTCAAGTGCACAAACTAACGGAAACTCAATTCAAATACACGAATTAACGGAAACTCAATTCAAATACACGAATTAACGGAAACTGGATTCAAAAGCACGAAGCGGGATTGGTAATATCAAGCCCACAACTCTTACATTTTAattaacacatatttttttgctttcctCCATTTATTGTTAGGGTACACTTAAGATTTCATATAACCATGTCAGATGCGTAATGTTGAGTAACTGTCCACTCAGTCTCTAATCGTTCACCTACCAACTGATGAATATACATGAGGTAAACGTTAACTCCAACTGTAATGGCGTGCGATTGATTCTTGACAGGTCGCACGTGCTTAGTGTAATTGGTGAAGAGGTCTGTTTGAAGCCGCTGTACATCTTCATTACTATAACCTTTGACGGTTGCCATGGCGATCAAAACTGTGAGAGATAAAAATTGAATCATCCAAAACTCGTAGATGCCAGCCGTTTAAATGGAACCTAGTAAACATTAAATTCTTTCTCTGTACTTGGTTGTAAATAGAATagaatttgaatttgattgaCAGTGTAAAATGGGACACAATAGACATATTGTATCTGTATTCCCTTTTTGTTACAGAAATTCATCCAGGTCGTATCCGTTATGGGATAATCGGTATCGACAGCCATagtaaatttatgtatttattacgCATTGTTGTTACCTGGCGAACATATGCTGTCTCAAGCACATCGAAACAGACATAGGGTGAGTCCAACATATATTTTGcgagaaaaaatgaaatctgagaACGGACAAATATAGGGGAAATATATTACAttgaatgtaaattattttgtaCTGCCACTGATCAGTGGGTAGTTCACATCTATCAGACGTTATCACAGGCTATATCTTGCCAGATGTGCATATAGTTGACAAACAAGAGCAATCCATTCTTGAACTATCACCATCAAAACCTTGACAACTTACTGTTCGtttaaaaatgacattgttCACTGTTTTACTTTCCCTGAATTTCGCATAAATTGTAGAAATGTAATTGTGTTAACTCCGTTATATAATATCGTTATATCGGCGTTTGATCAATGGCAGCAAGGTAATGGACCGTGGACGAGTGGTTAGGGTGGTTAAGTGTAAGGAGGTGTGGGCTTAAACCCGGTCCAAGACACGGAATTTGTTAGAGACCACCTCTCTTCTTTCAGTATACTTATTTGGCTGGtctttactccgtactcaagaacaaaTACCAATATATAAGCACACCAAATTAGTGGAGAGCAAATtttcttcaacgaacgttaaaaTGCAAAAACAGCTCACATAAACGTCGTCTGTCGTTTATTGTCAACAAGTCTTCACAAGCTGTGGTCGCtagggaatccacaaattccctgcaCAATGCAGGGTTTGAACTCGTGTGTTCCAGCGCTTGAAAGGCAAGGATCATTAATCCCTTTCACGGCTCGTTCCCTTGTCCTTAGATGTTATCTCCACAACAGTTACTTCTTGTCAATCCACCCTTACTGAAAGTATTGCTGGAGACACCAAGAACATACAGTTTCGAGCAAGTATCGAAAAATTAGATATTCAGTTTTGgaaatgatgacgtcacaaaggCTTTCGATCAGAACTTTGTTATCCATCATGCATATGTCCAAAGGACACTGCACTAGTTCTAATA
Proteins encoded in this window:
- the LOC135465943 gene encoding neuronal acetylcholine receptor subunit beta-3-like, with amino-acid sequence MLRPFTKGFLAFAMCLSAIGTCRTSAIEETFRLQNDLFRKYNTSIRPVYNQTEAVLVREERKQQFAFSAWFDLEWHDDLLTWNKSEYEEVDHLLLRSDLIWKPDIAVTNSFDDLSDFISDDNLVRVSHDGHVHWMPGHFFRTYCQVDVTYYPFDAQTCNITLATWMSSEAEVDLWPEYVNSDLCQPSVEWVLKEPPGMDRVRHLYQPNADAPVTVSVTFNLLLTRRKTYYVLNVILPVLMFAFLNVVGFVLPPKSGEKVTVSASVFLSFSFFISLLNDSMPRTSASTPILGIYLLVVMGMGAASVCLSAITIAVHTKAKAQVNDHKMTPPARDRKRKLRKAMSKVYRIEDLNEGHHQSSGDFRIDPESVLIAMATVKGYSNEDVQRLQTDLFTNYTKHVRPVKNQSHAITVGVNVYLMYIHQLDEKEQEFSFSAWLYMEWSDDFLQWDPAMYNGVSSILVAPTQVWRPDIAISNSYERMTKYKTGDYLARLDYDGMVEWSPGDVFHTHCTVDITLYPFDTQTCTIMMGTWMYDVSEVDVVPLGNVSLADYDESGEWDVISTKSQRTEQSFECCPGESTVMVEFSMILSRRKTFYVLTVIIPVLLFSFLNVVDFVLPPESGEKMSLAVTVFLSFAFFMSILNESMPRTSLSFSILGIYMIFVMGMGTLSVLLSAIVIMIHHRVKGQLQASDVTSSQQPRGSASINRPANPPDFLPGIEQFDNLSEKLNGTFETFSQSDDESLKMDSARGSERQTQANASANTEASVSSFARRCDRFFLWFSLALTICGATVVMSLLTYN